In Pseudothermotoga hypogea DSM 11164 = NBRC 106472, the following are encoded in one genomic region:
- a CDS encoding flagellin N-terminal helical domain-containing protein, protein MRINHNINALNAWRSMSETQYSMSKTLEKLSSGLRINRAGDDAAGLAISEKMRGQIRGLNMAVKNAQDAISLIQTAEGALTEVHSILQRMRELAVQAASDTNTNVDRNQIQAELDQLREEIDRIARTTEFNTMKLLDGKIESFRHNPDVKVVTGGNFDLKASQSANLRGIELASGSNVTGSGVISFNIAGRSLGALSIQISGATVSLLAGGATVASFTVSNEANFVSYATTVGGLRFEFVVSDASIGINTVTAVVNSFRVTLATSLILAFEDVNEGSYVVEVGQFAGAATSLLDVRINYFSETGLATPPIVDFSDGLAIYGTVSGSISYNTTDQSFNINIAAGPRGIIFTWLTNVYNINSFGGALPLEEVIDSGVVRAERRWYEDTSLIFQIGANEGHNMIAGLDDMRAAALGLTEDSLRVTDQNSAERTIMVIDAAIHKVSTARARLGAVQNRLEHTISNLGVAAENLTAAESRIRDADMAKEMMEFTKQQILMQSSMAMLAQSNALPQTVLQLLR, encoded by the coding sequence ATGCGTATCAACCACAACATCAACGCATTGAACGCTTGGAGGAGCATGAGTGAGACACAGTACTCGATGAGCAAAACGCTCGAGAAACTCTCCTCTGGTCTGAGGATCAACAGAGCGGGAGACGATGCAGCTGGTCTTGCGATAAGCGAAAAGATGAGAGGCCAGATCAGAGGTTTGAACATGGCAGTCAAGAACGCACAGGACGCCATATCGTTGATCCAAACAGCAGAAGGAGCACTGACAGAGGTCCATTCGATCCTTCAGAGGATGAGAGAGCTCGCAGTTCAAGCCGCATCCGACACCAACACCAACGTTGATAGGAACCAGATCCAAGCCGAGCTCGACCAACTCAGAGAAGAGATCGACAGGATCGCCAGAACGACCGAGTTCAACACGATGAAGCTTTTGGATGGGAAGATAGAAAGCTTCAGGCACAATCCAGACGTGAAAGTGGTGACCGGTGGTAACTTCGATCTGAAAGCTTCGCAGTCTGCCAACCTAAGAGGGATCGAACTTGCAAGCGGTTCCAATGTTACTGGCAGTGGAGTGATTAGCTTTAACATTGCTGGCAGATCTTTGGGAGCATTGTCAATACAAATCTCAGGTGCAACCGTGTCTTTACTCGCTGGCGGGGCAACCGTGGCTTCGTTCACTGTGTCTAATGAGGCAAACTTTGTGTCATATGCAACGACAGTCGGTGGTCTCAGATTCGAATTCGTTGTTTCTGATGCCAGCATAGGCATCAATACGGTAACTGCCGTTGTGAATTCGTTCAGAGTCACGCTTGCAACATCGCTCATCTTAGCTTTTGAAGATGTGAACGAAGGTTCCTACGTCGTTGAGGTGGGCCAGTTTGCTGGAGCCGCCACGAGCCTTCTGGACGTGAGAATCAACTACTTCAGCGAGACAGGCCTTGCGACCCCACCCATAGTTGATTTCAGCGATGGTCTGGCTATCTATGGGACAGTCTCAGGATCCATTAGCTACAATACTACCGATCAATCATTCAACATAAACATTGCAGCTGGTCCCAGGGGTATTATCTTCACTTGGCTAACTAATGTTTACAACATCAACTCCTTCGGTGGAGCCTTGCCATTGGAAGAAGTGATAGACAGCGGTGTTGTGAGGGCGGAAAGAAGGTGGTATGAAGACACTTCGTTGATCTTCCAGATAGGAGCGAACGAAGGACACAACATGATAGCTGGATTGGACGACATGAGAGCAGCCGCGCTTGGACTTACGGAAGACTCTTTGCGCGTCACGGATCAGAACAGTGCGGAAAGAACTATAATGGTCATAGACGCAGCGATCCACAAAGTCAGCACTGCACGCGCAAGACTTGGAGCAGTGCAGAACAGGCTAGAACACACGATAAGCAACCTTGGAGTAGCTGCAGAGAACTTGACCGCTGCAGAGTCTCGAATCAGAGATGCGGACATGGCCAAAGAAATGATGGAGTTCACCAAACAACAGATCCTGATGCAATCCAGCATGGCAATGTTGGCACAGTCCAACGCATTGCCACAGACGGTGCTGCAGCTGTTGCGATAA
- a CDS encoding alpha/beta hydrolase, protein MLPFEYDKHKALNVQKKSFMNFNLISFDAVYEPHIEESKRVYVYEFLANEPKLDLIFVHGIGNRNISYLLWFAENFKKHGINTYFVILPYHWFRAPSSWRGGEPFFSTSPKHCSVMFHQSVKDVRRTLDYVEQSSHLPKAIMGFSFGGMIATMALAIDERLKKGILAFTGGDWRWINWYAPHTEQLRKDYMEKSNEYNCRDEATCVKNRSNAFEKLGQLEKIEDIFQLEPACFHYDPISYAKFVRQPVLFFKGLFDRVIISRSSDELIKRLSDVRKISLPCGHRSSYFFRRLILRRSLKFLLEDEKLDHRSLR, encoded by the coding sequence ATGCTTCCATTCGAGTACGACAAGCACAAAGCCTTGAACGTTCAGAAGAAGTCGTTCATGAACTTCAATTTGATCTCCTTCGACGCAGTGTACGAACCACATATCGAAGAAAGCAAGCGCGTGTACGTCTACGAATTCCTCGCAAATGAGCCGAAGCTCGATTTGATTTTTGTGCACGGCATAGGAAACAGAAACATCTCTTACCTTCTCTGGTTCGCCGAGAACTTCAAAAAGCACGGTATCAACACCTACTTCGTGATACTTCCATACCATTGGTTCCGCGCGCCCAGCTCATGGCGTGGTGGTGAACCGTTCTTCTCGACTTCTCCAAAACACTGCAGTGTGATGTTCCACCAATCTGTGAAGGACGTTCGAAGGACCTTGGACTACGTTGAACAAAGTTCCCATCTTCCAAAGGCCATCATGGGTTTCAGCTTCGGAGGTATGATCGCGACGATGGCTCTCGCGATCGATGAAAGACTTAAAAAAGGCATTTTGGCCTTCACTGGTGGAGATTGGCGTTGGATCAACTGGTACGCACCCCACACGGAACAACTCAGAAAAGATTACATGGAGAAGAGCAATGAATACAACTGCCGTGACGAAGCAACGTGCGTGAAGAACAGATCCAACGCTTTCGAAAAGCTTGGCCAACTCGAGAAAATAGAAGACATATTCCAGCTCGAACCCGCGTGTTTCCACTACGATCCTATCTCTTACGCGAAGTTCGTCAGACAACCTGTGCTCTTCTTCAAAGGCTTGTTCGACAGGGTGATCATTTCCAGAAGCTCAGACGAACTGATCAAGCGTCTGTCCGATGTTCGTAAAATCTCGCTTCCATGTGGTCACAGATCCTCGTACTTCTTCAGACGTCTCATTCTGAGAAGATCGCTGAAATTCTTACTGGAGGATGAAAAACTTGATCATCGTTCGCTACGGTGA
- the pheT gene encoding phenylalanine--tRNA ligase subunit beta, with translation MQVPVEWLKELVDIDVSVEELAHRLTMAGVSVERIFNPFASGKIVSAIVVETRPHPNAEKLKVCKVFDGSAYHTTITSDMNVKENCLVAIAYPGTRFADGTEVRQTKIREVLSEVVMCSLQELGLEEKSDHVYLIDEDLEVGVDLVRHWKLDESVLDLDITPNRPDCLGVIGVAREVAVLLNKKLKLPEPKVEIFDEPVEKFVSVQIEDVEGCPRYCVAYVRSSKVKDSPLWMKRRLMACGVRPINNIVDASNYVMLLTGHPVHVFDYSKVKDGRIVVRCSKKDEEVVLLDERTYRLTGIETLITDGENILAVGGVMGAQDSGVAQSTEELLLEVAYFDPVRIRRTCRALNIKSDASHRFERGVDPNDADYVMNLLIHTIQQVAGGVSARGLVDVYPRRIERKSVTLRREKLRKVLGIDVPNGEVFRILESLGMEVRTTQDSWTVLVPTHRPDISIEEDLIEEVGRIFGYDKVQSEAPRILASAGGWSDYQKFRRNIKQLVRSCGFNEVVNLSFCKSSVVKELTKQEPLMLNNPMVEDMDSLRPSLLFGLIDCVAYNIRRQNRDVKFFEIAKIYGLKDGSIFEREKLGMIASGKLEEDDYTDTRSVSLLWLKGVIEEIGRHLNLNFEFEPATIDWLTPGRRAFIYVNNQQVGCLGMLTRSFNEVYDFKGEVYFAELDLQTLYENFNPARGIVTPAPFPYVRRDVSLLLPVGSRAGDILKFLRTSHEFVESVGVSDVYTGKGLAENTISVTFYVIYRAPDRSLTDEEVNELFENTIRKVEETFNVRRRF, from the coding sequence ATGCAGGTGCCTGTGGAATGGCTAAAAGAGCTGGTCGATATAGATGTTTCCGTTGAAGAACTCGCTCACAGACTCACCATGGCAGGAGTGAGCGTCGAGAGGATTTTCAATCCCTTCGCCTCGGGAAAGATCGTTTCCGCGATCGTCGTTGAGACTCGTCCACATCCCAACGCCGAGAAACTGAAGGTTTGCAAAGTCTTCGATGGCTCAGCCTACCACACGACGATCACTTCGGACATGAACGTGAAAGAGAATTGTCTCGTTGCGATAGCCTATCCCGGCACGAGGTTCGCCGATGGCACCGAGGTTCGTCAGACTAAGATCAGAGAAGTGCTCTCAGAAGTGGTCATGTGCTCTCTTCAAGAGCTTGGTCTGGAAGAAAAATCCGACCACGTTTACCTCATAGATGAAGATCTCGAAGTGGGGGTCGATCTGGTCCGACACTGGAAATTGGATGAGTCCGTTCTGGATCTCGACATCACTCCGAACAGACCGGACTGTCTCGGAGTCATTGGTGTTGCGAGAGAAGTCGCCGTCCTGCTCAACAAGAAATTGAAGCTGCCTGAGCCGAAAGTTGAAATCTTTGACGAACCTGTGGAAAAGTTCGTTTCGGTCCAGATAGAAGATGTTGAAGGTTGTCCCAGATACTGTGTAGCTTATGTCCGTTCTTCGAAAGTGAAGGACAGTCCACTGTGGATGAAGAGACGTCTCATGGCTTGCGGTGTCAGACCCATAAACAACATTGTCGATGCCTCAAACTACGTCATGTTGCTCACGGGACATCCAGTTCACGTTTTCGACTATTCGAAGGTCAAAGACGGGAGAATCGTCGTCAGATGCTCCAAGAAGGACGAAGAGGTGGTTCTGCTCGACGAGAGAACGTACAGATTGACAGGCATCGAGACGCTCATCACGGATGGTGAGAACATCCTTGCGGTTGGAGGCGTCATGGGCGCGCAGGATTCTGGCGTGGCGCAAAGCACCGAAGAATTGCTCCTCGAAGTGGCCTACTTCGATCCGGTGAGGATAAGAAGAACTTGTAGAGCACTGAACATAAAATCAGACGCGTCACACAGGTTCGAAAGGGGAGTCGATCCCAACGACGCGGACTACGTGATGAATCTATTGATCCACACGATCCAGCAGGTCGCAGGCGGTGTGAGCGCGAGAGGCTTAGTCGATGTCTATCCACGAAGGATCGAAAGAAAGTCTGTGACGTTGAGAAGAGAGAAACTGAGAAAGGTCCTTGGTATCGACGTGCCAAACGGTGAAGTTTTCCGCATACTCGAATCACTCGGTATGGAAGTTCGAACCACACAGGATAGTTGGACCGTGCTCGTTCCCACTCACAGACCCGATATATCGATCGAGGAGGATCTCATCGAGGAAGTCGGTAGAATCTTCGGCTATGACAAAGTTCAAAGTGAAGCTCCACGCATCCTTGCCTCAGCCGGGGGTTGGAGCGATTATCAGAAGTTCAGACGAAATATCAAACAGCTGGTACGATCCTGCGGGTTCAACGAAGTCGTGAACCTCTCCTTCTGTAAATCCTCCGTCGTCAAAGAATTGACCAAACAAGAACCTCTCATGCTGAACAATCCTATGGTCGAGGACATGGACAGTCTAAGGCCTTCTCTGCTCTTTGGATTGATCGACTGTGTTGCGTACAACATCAGAAGGCAGAACAGGGACGTCAAGTTCTTCGAGATCGCGAAGATCTATGGTCTCAAAGATGGTTCCATCTTCGAACGTGAAAAACTCGGCATGATCGCCTCGGGAAAGCTCGAAGAAGACGATTACACCGACACAAGATCCGTATCTTTGCTCTGGTTGAAAGGTGTGATCGAGGAGATTGGAAGGCATTTGAATTTGAACTTCGAATTCGAACCTGCGACCATCGATTGGCTCACGCCCGGCCGTCGAGCCTTCATCTACGTGAACAACCAACAAGTGGGTTGTCTTGGCATGTTGACTCGATCCTTCAACGAAGTTTACGACTTCAAAGGTGAGGTCTACTTCGCCGAACTGGACCTACAGACCCTGTACGAGAACTTCAATCCAGCCCGTGGGATCGTTACTCCTGCACCATTTCCGTACGTGAGAAGGGACGTTTCCTTGTTGCTTCCGGTGGGAAGCAGGGCCGGTGACATACTCAAGTTCTTGAGAACGTCACACGAGTTCGTCGAAAGCGTGGGTGTGAGCGACGTGTACACGGGCAAGGGTTTGGCTGAAAACACGATCAGCGTAACTTTCTACGTGATCTATCGTGCCCCGGACAGATCTCTCACCGACGAAGAAGTCAACGAGCTGTTCGAAAACACGATCAGGAAGGTTGAAGAAACCTTCAACGTGAGGCGAAGGTTCTGA
- the dapA gene encoding 4-hydroxy-tetrahydrodipicolinate synthase — protein sequence MEQLVRPSGSWVALVTPFTERDEVDIDGFKKLVDFHVANETDGLIFMGSTGEATSLSMEERKLIIQEMAKYCKGKIKAFFGTSCSTTKDTVELSQFAEACGADGIQLVVPPYIVPPQEAIFEFIATVARSVNIAVTIYNNPSRVVANIDPSTIAKLLDIGNIVAIKEASPSLTQLMGDIEVSSGRLNVLCCDSPKFGLILPLMAMGGHGTANVTGNVLPKEFALMSKPWGSWEDAVRCRELFFKYKPVMEAAYLLVNPVGIKAMMKLLGMPAGDPRPPLQPLKGSLLDKVREIIEEFKLREKCVV from the coding sequence ATGGAACAGCTCGTCAGGCCTTCGGGTTCTTGGGTCGCGCTCGTGACACCATTCACCGAGAGAGACGAAGTCGACATCGATGGTTTCAAGAAGCTGGTGGATTTTCATGTAGCGAATGAGACGGACGGGTTGATATTCATGGGTTCAACGGGAGAAGCGACTTCGTTGTCGATGGAAGAGAGGAAGTTGATCATCCAAGAGATGGCGAAGTATTGCAAAGGAAAGATCAAAGCCTTCTTCGGAACGAGTTGCTCAACGACGAAAGACACCGTGGAACTCTCGCAGTTCGCTGAAGCGTGCGGCGCGGACGGAATTCAACTCGTGGTTCCTCCTTATATAGTGCCTCCACAGGAAGCGATCTTCGAGTTCATCGCAACGGTGGCAAGATCTGTGAACATAGCCGTGACGATCTACAACAATCCATCCAGAGTCGTGGCGAACATCGATCCTTCAACCATAGCGAAACTCTTGGACATAGGTAACATCGTTGCGATCAAGGAAGCGTCGCCGAGTTTGACGCAGTTGATGGGAGACATCGAGGTGTCGTCAGGAAGGTTGAACGTGCTGTGTTGCGATTCACCAAAGTTCGGTTTGATCTTGCCTTTGATGGCGATGGGAGGACACGGCACTGCGAACGTAACGGGTAACGTCTTACCGAAAGAGTTCGCATTGATGTCGAAGCCTTGGGGGAGTTGGGAGGATGCCGTCAGGTGCAGGGAACTCTTTTTCAAGTACAAACCCGTGATGGAAGCGGCGTACCTTCTGGTCAACCCCGTCGGGATCAAGGCGATGATGAAACTTTTAGGAATGCCCGCGGGAGATCCGAGGCCACCGCTTCAGCCACTGAAAGGAAGTCTACTGGACAAAGTCAGAGAGATCATTGAAGAGTTCAAGCTGAGGGAAAAATGTGTTGTGTGA
- a CDS encoding glycosyltransferase encodes MEELFREIERCVSLKDFSKAKELAQKIEPESMRHNMLGVLFYQENELDKALEHFQKALKLDPTNDDVLFNLSKVLFEKKNFFESWRYLTRIKDKTWEVYDLLGDTQLAQNNVPMALHYYSKAAQLSDLPQMKEKFEQAKIKFKRPEKIAIFCLPGLDNFIKDIAQVLSNVFEVKLIVTTDGNQIVQAYKWADIVWLEWANELAVEITNKLEKMGKRILCRLHGYESLRPDFLRSIKWEKIDEVIFVAQNVLETAIQNCDHLKRKERTLIHNGLDLNKYTFKQRSKGPNLAFAGHFNYKKNPVLAVQILKKLVSLDERYNLQWAGTIQDERMYRYIGYILERMGIREKFHFVGWKDDINSFLENKNFFLSTSIHEGYGVAIMEAMAKGIKPVIHNFYVAEEFYPKDWIFNTVDEAVEMITSNDYDSERYRRFIEDVCSLEKQISEIFRVLLQRVSVSSNTVSEINCEIRKSYRIFNPLEYGIKVNISNYEDELEMKLNQAKAFINQVPTDLLINNVVPLIIDFLEEFIGKGIPYQKTVYYAFLKDLHEKGYYKQPPEPIISKFLEVFESIKRTGKILKPIVAFHNDGNLMVFDPLKRQQVRIPDSVSLLVASGHHRVAIAKFLGMRTVPTYVVSNQFVGDEGALGILITYWQPYLQEALPVYVKYIQEAYVGAFDGSYQSTIDQAKKEIVEKFVLRVKPKTLIDIGCNRGELSYRFLMYGVDVLGVDISPREKLNLPPDYKFIQLDVVKQDLPQIADVILFLSVYHHILYNHGKDKADEVFHRLFKQCRFLVFDSGHPEESGLYRQGWIKEMQKHFKTEKELFDHFGLNYFVLGKWRTTQGDERTIVVFENKDFS; translated from the coding sequence ATGGAAGAACTGTTTAGAGAGATCGAAAGGTGTGTCAGTTTGAAAGATTTTTCCAAGGCAAAGGAGCTCGCCCAAAAGATCGAACCCGAGTCGATGAGGCACAACATGCTTGGAGTTCTTTTCTACCAAGAAAATGAGTTGGACAAAGCTTTGGAACACTTTCAAAAAGCTTTGAAGCTCGATCCGACCAACGACGATGTGCTTTTCAATCTTTCGAAGGTCTTGTTCGAGAAGAAGAATTTCTTCGAATCTTGGCGCTATCTGACGAGGATCAAAGACAAAACTTGGGAAGTGTACGATCTTTTGGGAGACACACAACTCGCACAGAACAACGTTCCCATGGCGTTGCATTATTATTCGAAAGCCGCACAATTGAGCGACCTACCACAGATGAAGGAGAAGTTCGAGCAAGCAAAGATAAAATTCAAAAGGCCTGAGAAAATCGCGATCTTTTGCTTGCCAGGTTTGGACAACTTCATAAAGGACATCGCACAGGTGCTCTCGAACGTTTTTGAAGTGAAATTGATCGTGACGACAGATGGAAATCAGATAGTTCAAGCCTACAAGTGGGCCGACATCGTCTGGCTCGAATGGGCGAACGAGCTGGCGGTGGAGATCACGAACAAGTTGGAGAAGATGGGGAAACGGATTCTGTGCAGACTTCATGGTTATGAATCTCTCAGACCGGATTTTCTCAGATCTATAAAATGGGAAAAAATTGACGAAGTGATCTTTGTTGCTCAAAACGTTTTAGAGACGGCCATTCAGAATTGTGATCATTTAAAACGAAAAGAAAGGACTTTAATCCATAATGGCTTGGATTTGAACAAGTACACTTTTAAGCAAAGATCCAAGGGACCAAATCTCGCTTTTGCAGGACATTTCAATTATAAAAAGAATCCAGTTTTAGCTGTGCAAATTCTGAAAAAACTTGTCTCACTGGACGAACGGTACAACCTTCAATGGGCTGGCACCATTCAAGATGAGCGTATGTACAGGTATATTGGATACATCCTTGAGAGGATGGGAATAAGAGAAAAGTTTCATTTTGTCGGGTGGAAAGACGACATCAATTCGTTTCTGGAAAATAAAAACTTCTTTCTCTCGACCAGTATACACGAAGGCTATGGAGTAGCTATTATGGAAGCCATGGCGAAAGGTATAAAACCAGTCATCCACAACTTTTATGTGGCAGAGGAATTCTATCCGAAAGACTGGATCTTCAACACAGTTGATGAAGCCGTCGAGATGATAACGTCCAATGATTATGATTCTGAAAGGTATAGAAGATTCATTGAGGATGTTTGTTCCCTAGAAAAACAAATCTCCGAGATTTTCAGAGTCTTGCTTCAACGTGTATCCGTATCCTCCAACACAGTTTCGGAAATCAATTGTGAAATCAGGAAGAGCTATAGAATCTTTAATCCTCTCGAGTATGGTATCAAAGTGAACATCAGCAACTATGAAGATGAACTTGAGATGAAACTCAACCAAGCTAAGGCTTTCATTAATCAGGTTCCGACGGATCTCCTCATCAACAACGTTGTGCCTTTGATCATCGATTTCTTGGAGGAGTTCATTGGAAAAGGGATACCATATCAGAAAACCGTTTACTACGCATTTCTCAAGGATCTCCATGAAAAGGGATACTACAAGCAGCCACCAGAACCGATCATTTCGAAGTTTCTCGAAGTTTTTGAGTCGATCAAACGCACAGGAAAAATATTGAAACCCATAGTCGCTTTTCACAACGATGGAAACCTGATGGTTTTTGATCCTTTGAAGCGACAACAAGTTAGAATCCCTGATAGCGTTTCTCTTTTAGTTGCTAGTGGCCACCACAGAGTCGCAATCGCAAAGTTTCTGGGTATGAGAACAGTTCCAACGTACGTTGTATCAAATCAGTTCGTCGGCGACGAAGGTGCTCTAGGAATCTTGATAACGTATTGGCAACCTTATTTGCAAGAAGCTTTGCCGGTTTACGTGAAATATATCCAGGAGGCGTATGTCGGAGCGTTTGATGGAAGCTATCAAAGCACCATCGATCAGGCGAAAAAAGAAATTGTCGAAAAGTTTGTTCTCAGAGTGAAACCTAAAACTCTCATAGACATAGGTTGCAACAGAGGTGAGCTTTCCTATCGTTTTCTAATGTATGGTGTGGACGTTCTGGGTGTAGATATCTCACCAAGGGAGAAGCTCAACCTACCCCCTGACTACAAATTCATACAGTTGGACGTAGTTAAGCAAGATCTCCCACAGATAGCCGATGTGATACTTTTCCTGAGCGTTTATCACCACATACTTTACAACCATGGTAAAGACAAGGCAGATGAGGTTTTCCACAGGCTCTTCAAACAGTGTCGCTTTCTTGTTTTCGACTCGGGGCACCCTGAGGAATCTGGACTTTACAGGCAGGGTTGGATAAAGGAAATGCAGAAGCACTTCAAAACGGAGAAAGAATTGTTCGATCACTTCGGTCTGAATTACTTTGTGTTAGGTAAATGGCGAACCACCCAGGGAGACGAGAGAACGATCGTTGTCTTCGAGAACAAAGACTTCAGCTGA
- the thiI gene encoding tRNA uracil 4-sulfurtransferase ThiI, whose product MIIVRYGEIALKGKNRKTFENKLIENIKKTLARKGVDAKVRSTQGRLIVDASHEFSEIIRKVPGVVSVSPAWKMEYEEIPEFLSTHLRNMNPASFKIDARRINKAFHKTSQQINEEIGAFVVQRFGWKVNLNQPELAIGIEMIEGQAYVFFETKKGVGGLPSSTQGRLVLLMSVGIDSPVAGFLMLKRGVSLTALHFDQGHADLARQMIDVLNQYSSEPIELIVVNHLEYFQPYVTELERMGKREWTCVICKVLMLKKAEEIAKERSALGIVTGDSLGQVASQTLENLFLESSVVKMPIYRPLIGMDKDETVRIARQIGTFEIFVEAARHSCPFRPSSVVTRGSTYGLNKILEHFKSKSLWQG is encoded by the coding sequence TTGATCATCGTTCGCTACGGTGAGATAGCGCTGAAAGGGAAGAACAGGAAGACGTTCGAGAACAAGTTGATCGAGAACATAAAAAAGACGCTCGCAAGAAAAGGTGTCGACGCGAAAGTTCGTTCCACTCAAGGTAGATTGATCGTCGATGCTTCACACGAGTTCTCCGAGATCATCAGGAAGGTCCCAGGCGTTGTTTCCGTTTCCCCAGCGTGGAAGATGGAGTACGAAGAGATTCCAGAGTTTCTTTCCACACATCTTCGCAACATGAATCCCGCTTCGTTCAAGATCGATGCGCGCAGGATCAACAAGGCTTTCCACAAGACTTCTCAACAGATCAACGAAGAGATAGGTGCCTTCGTCGTGCAACGCTTCGGTTGGAAGGTGAACTTGAATCAACCCGAACTCGCGATAGGCATCGAGATGATAGAAGGTCAGGCTTACGTGTTCTTTGAAACTAAGAAAGGCGTCGGAGGTCTACCGTCGAGCACTCAAGGAAGACTTGTTCTGCTCATGAGCGTTGGCATAGATTCACCCGTCGCAGGCTTCTTGATGCTCAAAAGGGGCGTCAGCCTGACGGCTTTGCATTTCGATCAAGGTCACGCGGACCTTGCACGACAAATGATCGACGTGCTGAACCAGTACAGTTCAGAACCGATCGAACTGATCGTTGTGAATCATTTGGAATACTTTCAACCTTACGTCACGGAACTCGAGCGAATGGGAAAAAGAGAATGGACATGTGTCATCTGCAAGGTGCTCATGCTCAAAAAAGCTGAGGAAATCGCCAAGGAAAGATCTGCACTCGGTATAGTCACAGGCGATTCGCTCGGTCAAGTTGCATCACAAACTTTGGAGAATCTGTTTCTCGAAAGCAGCGTTGTGAAAATGCCTATCTACAGACCACTCATAGGCATGGACAAGGACGAAACTGTGAGAATCGCCAGACAGATTGGGACTTTCGAAATCTTCGTCGAAGCCGCAAGGCACTCTTGCCCTTTCAGACCATCTTCTGTTGTAACCAGAGGTTCAACGTATGGGCTGAACAAAATACTCGAACATTTCAAGTCAAAATCTCTCTGGCAAGGCTGA
- a CDS encoding sensor domain-containing diguanylate cyclase, with the protein MDEILKDSLLLKIFENVSDGVYCIDRERKILYWSKKSEEITGYEAKEVLGTRCQDNILKHVDDKGTELCLEKCPLVKAMEEATVQTAEVFLHHREGYRVPVIVVGIPVVNESGDVVGAIELFREKVEKSFLENEIKQLRKLAFVDELTQVLNRRGLEYYLKMKLSEVERFERIIGVLFIDVDDFKSINDRFGHHVGDKVLRFVAGTLKKNLRVSDLVARYGGDEFVAVVELKEQKEIEEIAERLKNLIAASYIAENDQIVRVTVSIGGIVVKERTDVDEILKRSDELQYESKKKGGNSCSVSF; encoded by the coding sequence GTGGACGAGATTTTGAAAGACTCACTGCTTTTGAAAATCTTCGAAAACGTTTCAGACGGTGTCTACTGCATTGACCGCGAAAGGAAAATCCTGTACTGGAGCAAGAAGAGTGAAGAGATAACTGGGTACGAAGCGAAAGAAGTCTTGGGAACGCGTTGTCAAGACAACATCCTCAAACACGTGGATGACAAAGGCACAGAGCTCTGTTTGGAAAAGTGTCCATTAGTGAAAGCGATGGAGGAAGCAACTGTTCAGACTGCGGAAGTATTCCTGCACCACAGGGAAGGTTACAGAGTGCCTGTGATCGTTGTGGGTATACCTGTGGTGAATGAGTCTGGAGATGTCGTGGGAGCCATCGAGTTGTTCAGAGAAAAGGTTGAAAAGAGCTTTCTTGAAAACGAAATAAAGCAACTGAGAAAACTCGCGTTCGTGGACGAGCTGACGCAGGTTTTGAACAGAAGAGGTTTGGAATACTATCTCAAGATGAAGCTGAGCGAGGTTGAGAGGTTCGAGAGGATCATAGGTGTGCTGTTCATCGACGTGGACGATTTCAAGTCGATCAACGATCGTTTTGGACACCACGTTGGGGACAAGGTCTTGCGGTTCGTCGCTGGTACATTGAAAAAGAATTTGAGAGTCAGCGATCTGGTGGCCAGGTACGGTGGTGACGAGTTCGTCGCGGTCGTGGAATTGAAGGAACAGAAGGAAATAGAGGAGATAGCAGAAAGACTGAAAAATCTGATAGCCGCTTCTTACATTGCCGAGAACGATCAGATCGTTCGTGTGACCGTCTCGATAGGCGGTATCGTTGTGAAAGAACGCACAGACGTGGATGAGATACTCAAACGCTCCGACGAATTGCAGTACGAGAGTAAAAAGAAGGGTGGCAACAGTTGCTCCGTGAGCTTCTAA